In the genome of Phycisphaerales bacterium, one region contains:
- a CDS encoding DNA topoisomerase VI subunit B produces MKTPGRPSPPARASRAVANPEEHPSSPQARRGGKPRVVTAEELATRQRDISVSEFFAKNRHLLGFDNKRKALLTTVKEAVDNSLDACEEAGILPELHLAITQLAEERFRVTVRDNGPGIVRAQIPNIFGKLLYGSKFHRLKMSRGQQGIGISAAGMYGLLTTGKSVHVTSRTSPKKEAHHFQIAIDTTKNRPDIIKEEPVEVAWDRGTEVSIELLASYSKGRQSVDEYIEQTAIANPHALINYTAPTGEHREFPRGSDELPAETREIKPHPHGIELGVLMKLLKEAKGVKLAGFLQESFSRVSGSVAQRICDAAKLSTRAAPGTISNPDIERLYQAMQAAKVMAPPTDCLAPIGIRALLAGLLKEVKAEFFTATTRSPTVYRGNPFQIEIALAYGGNLPGDQPARIIRFANRVPLLYQQSACAAFKSVLEVDWRNYSLSQPAGGLPVGPLVVMIHLASVWVPFTSESKEAIADYDEIRREMKFALQECGRKLASYVRRRRKQKLESERRNIFERYIPDVALALTSLAGGDTQRLMEDLHAIARVRTADADVELDEDGKPIEKDEHGELEAAFEHDESTVVIPENETSTTVDNLFEAPAGGGSGPAGKKRRRRTR; encoded by the coding sequence AGACGCCCGGACGTCCAAGCCCCCCCGCCCGCGCTTCCCGCGCCGTTGCCAATCCGGAGGAACACCCATCCTCTCCCCAAGCACGGCGCGGCGGTAAACCGCGCGTCGTGACGGCCGAGGAACTCGCTACGCGTCAACGCGACATCTCGGTCTCCGAATTCTTCGCGAAAAACCGGCACCTGCTCGGGTTTGATAACAAGCGCAAGGCCCTCCTCACGACCGTGAAGGAGGCCGTCGACAACAGCTTGGATGCCTGCGAGGAGGCCGGCATCCTGCCAGAGTTGCACCTCGCCATCACGCAGCTTGCGGAAGAGCGGTTTCGCGTCACGGTGCGCGACAACGGACCCGGCATCGTCCGCGCGCAGATCCCCAACATCTTTGGCAAGCTGCTCTACGGCTCGAAGTTCCATCGCCTGAAAATGTCCCGCGGTCAGCAGGGTATCGGTATCTCGGCAGCCGGCATGTACGGCTTGCTCACCACGGGCAAGAGCGTACATGTCACCTCACGGACCAGCCCGAAAAAGGAAGCCCACCACTTCCAGATCGCCATTGACACGACCAAGAACCGCCCCGACATCATCAAGGAGGAACCGGTCGAAGTAGCGTGGGACCGCGGCACCGAAGTGAGCATCGAGCTGCTCGCCAGCTACAGCAAGGGCCGGCAGTCCGTGGACGAGTACATCGAGCAGACGGCCATCGCCAATCCGCACGCGCTCATCAATTACACAGCCCCGACTGGCGAGCACCGCGAATTCCCGCGCGGCAGCGATGAACTGCCGGCGGAGACCCGCGAGATCAAGCCGCATCCGCATGGCATCGAACTCGGCGTGCTGATGAAACTGCTGAAAGAGGCCAAGGGCGTAAAGCTCGCCGGTTTCCTGCAGGAGTCCTTTTCGCGTGTTTCCGGCTCAGTCGCGCAGCGCATCTGCGACGCCGCCAAGCTCAGCACCCGCGCCGCGCCGGGGACGATCAGCAACCCCGACATCGAACGCCTCTACCAGGCCATGCAGGCCGCCAAGGTGATGGCCCCACCGACCGATTGCCTCGCACCGATCGGAATCCGCGCCCTGCTTGCCGGCTTACTCAAGGAGGTCAAGGCCGAGTTCTTCACCGCTACCACGCGGAGTCCAACCGTCTACCGCGGGAACCCGTTCCAGATCGAGATCGCACTCGCCTACGGCGGAAACCTCCCGGGTGACCAGCCGGCCCGCATCATCCGCTTCGCCAATCGCGTGCCATTGCTCTACCAGCAGTCCGCCTGTGCCGCTTTCAAAAGCGTGCTCGAAGTCGACTGGCGCAACTATTCGCTCAGCCAGCCCGCCGGGGGCCTGCCGGTCGGTCCGCTGGTTGTCATGATCCACCTGGCCAGCGTCTGGGTGCCCTTCACCAGCGAGAGCAAGGAGGCCATCGCCGACTACGACGAGATTCGCCGCGAGATGAAGTTCGCACTGCAGGAGTGTGGCCGCAAGCTCGCCAGCTACGTCCGCCGCCGTCGAAAGCAAAAGTTGGAGAGCGAGCGCCGCAACATTTTCGAGCGCTACATTCCCGACGTCGCACTGGCGCTCACGAGCTTGGCCGGCGGCGATACACAGCGCCTGATGGAGGACCTGCACGCCATCGCACGCGTTCGTACGGCCGACGCCGATGTCGAGTTGGACGAGGACGGCAAGCCGATCGAGAAGGATGAGCACGGTGAACTCGAAGCGGCCTTCGAGCACGACGAAAGCACGGTGGTGATTCCCGAGAACGAGACGAGCACCACGGTTGACAACCTGTTCGAAGCCCCGGCCGGCGGCGGCAGTGGTCCCGCCGGGAAGAAACGCCGTCGCAGGACGCGCTGA